One Heteronotia binoei isolate CCM8104 ecotype False Entrance Well chromosome 3, APGP_CSIRO_Hbin_v1, whole genome shotgun sequence genomic window, TGCTTTACTTGTGTGCCTTGACTAACTGTCTATGGGGGTGGCATTACACATCCTTTTTTAACTTTGTAGTGCACATCATCCAGCATAAGAATACTGGACAAGATTGGGACATTGAATTCTTGGCCACTGCTTTTACTCTTGAATTGTTTTCCTCTTCCCAAAGCAGGGTCTCTGGACCATGTCTGTAACATctactttaaaagaaaaaatgtgGGTGTTGGTACTTGCCCTTTTCCTTCTGGATTCATATTGTACTCTTGGATTGCAAAAGGGAAGTAACTGAGCTGTGCAAATGTGGGGTGGAGACAAAATGAGTCTTCTATCCTTTGGTTATCTTAATGAGCTATAAATACAGGAAGTCCCCACTCCTATTTTTCCTTTCTAAGTCCATGAAGTTGCTCTTGACCAACCCTACTATATTTATGGACCCCTTCTATAATACGTGAACAGTTTTTACATGTGAGGCAGAGCTGTATTTGAAGTATACTGATATATCCTGGGGAGTGTGTGGAGAGCAGTGAATGTCACTTTATTGCAATTTATCTTTTAGATAAATGGTAGGGAGCTATTTAATGTTGGCACTGATAGTAGGGGTCTCTACCTATCTATTGCATTCGTTAACAATTGTGTTGCAGGTAGTTAGCAAGCTTCCCTTGAAGTCCCATACTAGTACTTGGCTTCAAGTAATGGCCTTAGTCAACAGCCTTAGTCAACAGGGTACAATGTTGTCCTGTCCTGACCTTTTGGTAGTATATATATTTGGCACAGTAAAGCCTGCCAAATGGCTTGATACTAGCCTCGCATATTTGTGCTGCTACAGATCAAATATGAATTTTCTGATCACTAACAATATTTGGATTGCCAAACATTCAAAACTGTGGCTTGATATAATCTTAAAAGCATACTTATACCCCTTTCTTCTGTCACCTCCCACTCAAAAAAAAAGCAAGACCTTCAATAGCCTAACCACTCTTTCTATAACTTATCCTTCCCCTCTGACCCACAATATGTGCTACTAGTCTTTTCAAGGAAACCACATCACACCAGCTGTTGTGGGGGCAGTGTTCCTAACTTGAAGGATTAAATAATAACAAGATTAACCTTAAAACCCAAGGTTCCTCCTTACCTCCATTTGGTAGATTCTCAGTGCCCcttataaccaatgttccctctaagctgcagagtcttgtgagcaaaaactctatactgtgagctactggtattaaagttgtgagctactgcataaattattgtgctctggggccatccttcctgagctaaggcaaaaatatgtgaaatggagggtaaaaatctgtgagctagctcatgctaattcagcttagagggaatactgcttatAACTTCTGCAGTGCAGTTTCTGTCCTGCCAATCAGAAGAATTTGAAACTTTTTTTGTGAGTCAGATGTCATGGTTACTGACACATTTCTTGTTATCCTTGTATGGGACGTGTCTTTACTCTGTCCCATGTAGTTCCTCTTAGAAAAATGACGAAGGCCATAGTTCAGTTGTAGACCTTGTGTTTACTTGACCATGAAGACTACCTGGGGCTCagtctccagggcctcaggtttAAGAGTGGAAAATATTTCTGCCTAGGGCTTTGGAGATGTCTAAATAATGTGGTTAGGTATTGTATTTTGGTTACTTCAACAGCCATGTTTAAAAGGCAATCTAAGTATTGGCCTTACCTCTGGCAAGACAGTGTATCCATTATTACTGCAGTGCAATCATTCAGTAATGCAGAATAGTAAGCTGGATGCAAAATGAAACTAGTGTTTTACACATACTTAATATAGTACTGTTTTCTATAACGCTCCTCCACAAGTGAGAGTCTACTGTTGTAAATATACCCTGGGTGATAGCAGTGTTGGTCTtaagcagtagaataaagtttgagtccagtggcacctttaagaccaataaagttttattcaaggtatgagctttcatgtgcaagctcatttctaaagataaaatgaaatggaagaaaaccaaacTTAGACAGGGCtcaacagcaaattagcatataacatgaaggcattttgagacaaaacaggaacgaCAAGCCAAGTGTTACAGGTttaacagctgtatggatccaattaagggggaacaacagTTAAAAAATATGCCCAAATAGAAGGTAAgtgtaagagaatcttctaattgtGGAAAGCTGAGATTCCTTTATGATACCCGATTCGTCTCCCCTCAACTGTGCAacaccatttttttcttttagttggggtggggtgcagtATATTTCAGGttgcattgcattacattacaatcactacATGTTCTAGATAATATACCAGTATATTGTAGTAGttgggcaggttcataagggatGAGGTGGTCCTTCAGTTGTGTTGGTCCTAAACTGTATAGGACTTTGAAGGTCAGCACCTGGAAATGAACTGAGCTATTGTAGATGGGCCAAGAGTGGGCTggaccacaaactgaaccataaaCTTAATAccttttaaacccctgctttctgctccctgccgctcagctgtttttcattcAGAGCCATTTAAATTAAACCTGCTTTCTGTTTGCTATGAACTGCcataaaattcatggaagttcatggcagctTTTCAGTTTGCGAACCGCTTAATGAACCACAAACTagtcaaaatttgtgatgaactttagtttatgagctggttcatgcccatccctaatccctaaaatccactccagtcaacatccttgCTGCAGCATCCTGTACCAACTGAAATCTCTGAACTCTTCTCAAGGGCAtcatatttaaaaacaattccttctatcaaggcaagataaaagttaaaagattaaaacaacttagcgttagtaGGAGCAAAGAGACAAGCGTCTACCTTCCTCCAAGTCTGCGCAGAACCCCGCATCATCATATAGAGcaactcattagttatgagggctgcatctgacataaaagactgtcaggctggaccatgtgtgtaactatttaagattaggcagcagatatataaatgttataaaggacacagtcaaacacaaagcgttttttaaaagaaaaacttaaaacatgcttaaaactactcattggtcttaaaaggtgttttctttgtatttctcccatgggatccagggaactgggcaaagtaagctctggctctttccctcctttcccaggggaccaggagggagagaagcctcagccaatagaaggaaaagaagcttggctcagaagctctgctgtgcgattgagaaagcctggcaaagcaagctctgcaattcccccccttccccaagggaggagcctcagccaatggagaaaatagaggtagctcctgtgtgactgctcaagccttgcaaagcaagctgttatgcagaaggaagcaagagagggagacagaagcagatgacagccagttccttgggggcctgattcgtagccctctggagccacatgtttgacacccctgatttatagagtgcattgcagtaatctaatctagatgtaaccagggcatgccCCACAGTGGTCAGAtattttctgcccaggaaaggatGCAGCTGGCTGACTAATTGAAGCTGATATAAGGTAAGTCTAGCCACAGCTGCCATCCACTTCTCAGCAGTAGGCCTAGATCCAAGAGCCCTCCCACAAACTATGGACTTGTTACTTCATGGGGAATGCAACTCCATCCAGAACAAGTGACACTTTCTGCCCACCAGTAGTACttccatcttgtcaggattaagtttcagtctATTAGCCAGCATCTAATAAACTGAATCCCCAGGCACCAGAACCAGGCTTCTAGAGCCTCCCTAGAAATGCAATATAGAACCAAGTGTCATCCACCTACTGCTGACAGCCCAGTCTAATCTCTGGCTGACCTAAACTAGTGGTTTCATGTAGGTATTAAAGAACACAGGAGACAAGATTAAATTTTGTTGGATCccatagaccagaggtggcccaAACGttcttaatgtgagagccacatagaataaacatcagatgtttgagagccatgaatgtgagatgtttgagagccggaaggaaggaaggaaaatagatggggaaaggagagagaggtggaaggaaagcaactttaaatacattctccaagccaccagatggcttggtttagagaactgatttaaagagacaaatgccttctccaagcaggccgatGGGGCATTGGGGCATTGgcacttcaagagccacacaatacgtgtgacagagccacatgtggctcccaaaccacagttttgcCACTCCTGCCATAGGCCCAAGGCCTATgagcagcagtcccccagcaccaccttctgaaacctaccttcaaggtaggaccagaaccacagAAGAATGTTGCTTCCCAATCCCAGCAGTCCAGAAGGATACCGCAATCAGTAGTATCAAAAGTCATTGAAAGGTTCCAGAGAATCAGATTAGAAAGGGTCTTAATATGTATCTGGGGATCAATAAGCAATATAGAATACAATTTAAAATTGTGTAAAGCCAGCCATTACAACTCAAAATTGTGTAAAGCCAGTAGTAATCACTCAAATGTCCAACTATATCTGGCAATTTATTTTTATACTTATttgccatttttttctctttttttatacACAACTGAATCTAGAGGCATAAAACATTATACTTCTGAAGTAATGGAACAACCAGAACAACTCAGCAGGAAGCTAAACATATGTGGATGTTAAATTTGCTAGCTGTACAAATGGCAATTAAATGGACTAAAGCAGTTACATTTATTCTCTAATTATTCATAAATATAGGGTGGTGTTGCTATATATTACAATGTGAAAAGACACAGGATGGATTAGTAAAATGTATATGAAAAGTCAGCAACATTTTTAATCTTTCCACTTTTTAACTAGTAATGCCACCAAACAAGGTGCACAAAGGCCAAATTGATTGAGGGACCTCTGCAGTTCTAGTTCAGTTGCTACAGCTAAACAGAGAAGGGTCTTTGGAAAAAGCCACAGAGTGCATCCCCAGGTTCGTATACTTGGGGCCCACTGCTAAAATAGTGTGCTGAAGAAGCAGCAGCATCCCTACCAGTGCACACTGTGTGACTCAGTCTCTGTAATACAAAAAAACGATTGCATAGAGGTTCAGTTATTGCAATTCCTTCTCTTTGATTTCTTCTGTtattaagaagggggggggggggatgctgcctGCAGACTGCAGACACTTGCCCAAACAGTTAGGTCAACAGCAATTATTAATAGATACCAGTATTCCTCCTCCACTATACTTCACCATATCAGGCCTGTAGTCTGGCTGGGATTTTCTTCAAATTTATTTGTGATTGTATATTCTAATTTCCCCCCCCGATCAATCAGGGCCACTAAGGTGGCTAacatttaaaacaggggtgtcaaacatgcagcccaggggacaaatcaggccctcagagggcttctatcagcacCCCCCCCACACCGCAGCaattagctgtcatctgcttccttctccttctctcttgcttccttctgcatcacaacttgctttgccaggctctctcaatcacacagcagagctactgagccaagcctctcctccttctattggttgaggctcctccctctcatcccctggggaaggaaggaaagagccagagcttcctttgcccagttccctggatctcaagggagaaatacaaagaaagcacctttaagaccaatgagtgctaatattttatgcatgttttattttaaggttttttaaaaaaaatatttcatagtGTTTGCCCAtgtctataaagtttatatctctgctaggtacctaatcttaaacaggtaaaCACATTGCCCAGCTCGACATggcccaacaagttctcatttatgttagacccagccctcataacaaatgagtttgacacccctgatttaaaaacAGATGATTAAAACCAGTTAAAAGCAAACAATGAAATGCATATGTAAAAAcacacaaacaattaaaatcagcaaccaaggccatttcagttcTACTAAGTGGCCTGAAATCAGATTGGAATCCTTGAAATTCTCTGGGTACCACTCATTCAGTCACTATGCTCAGAGGAGGATATTTGAGACTAGTCAGTAAGTATTCAACCCTTTTACACCTGGGGatatgtgtaaagtgccataaagttgcagctgacttgcagcaaccccagcaaggggcttccaaggcaagtgaggagaagcagaggtagtttgccattgcctttctctgcagtcttccttggttgtctcttttctaagtACCAgctcttcttagcttctgagatctgttgagatcaggctataccatgacACCTTCCCTCCTGGTAGGGGCCAGGAAATGTGTTTGCAGGCACACTGATCTTGCAGttgtaatttaatttaaatgtACTTTTAAGCTCTAATCCAAATGCATCCTTTACTACTGAACTGTAATTGCTGTTACTGGCTATTTATTTACACATAGTAAAATTATATATTTCATCAACTGCAATAATTTGGCTTAACCATGTCCCAGCTGAAATTTGGCACTTGTAGTGTTAATTGAACCAAACAAACTTAAGGGATCATAACTGGCAGGAAGAGTCTtcagaaactttgttttcaatgcTCAGCTGTTCACTATTGAGATAAATACAGGTGTCTGAGGGTATGGAGCAGTTTCTGGTAAGCTGGTCTTCATCTGATTCTAATGGAGGATATTTCTTTTTTCGAAGGTTTTTGTGTTTTCTTTTGACACTGTGATCAAGGGAAGCATAGCACATCTGACGCTCAGCTGCTGGctgaaaataaatttatttgcATTAATAATCTGGAGTTGATTGTGTTCTTGATCAtcagggtaaaaaaaaaagcctgaggcATTAAAAATCCCTCAGTTGTAATAAAGTACCATACTTAGCCACTGTTCATTTGTCCCATTTACATGTGACATAGCTGCACTGTGCCCATTTACTAAGTTTAACTCCGTTTAATAGAACTGAATATCAAACAAGATGAAATGCTAGGACATCTGTATCTGGATCTTTCCAGATGTGTTAACAAGATCAATTGCAGTTTTGAGCCAGACCACTCGCCTATCAAGATCAGTACCATCTACTGTgaatggcaacagctctccagggtcttttcaATCACCCGCTACCCGGTCCTTTTTAACTGCAAATGCTGGGGACTGATCCCGggatctgcatgcaaagcagatgctctgcctcctTGAAACTATGCATGACTCTGATTCAGACAAGGAATGTGTTGAAGGCAAGAGATTTGATCCTTAATCCTCATATGGTTTCACCTAGGGAAAGCAACACGTGCACACTGTTATTGGTCTTAGAAGAAAAAAATAAGGTAAAACAGGCCACCTTTTTTTCTGCTTTCAGGTTTAATAACAATATCAATTTTGATGGGTGAAGCCATGCAGGATGGAAAGATTAaagcctcttcccccccccctccccattgggtCACAAACTGGACTGACTGCAGCTTTTCTAAAAAGCTGTGAAATATGATCAAGGATCTCCCAGGGACTTGTGTAATTTGTTTCTCAGTGTCCCAGGAGCAATAACAGCAAGCAATGCCATAGGAATTCAGACCTTTTCTCAGATTTCTTTGCTATGAAAAGTATCTAATCTTGAGGTAGGAGAATGGAAGAATGGAAGTCCTTCGGCTACACACACATTATTTGCTCCCTAAAATGGAATTATTGTTCAGGATAAAAGCTTAGACAAATTAAGGAATTAAGTCCTTAAAGGACATTTAGATTTAGTGCATTCTGCCCATAAACACTGAAGTTTGATTGTTCAAATGTCATTATTTTCAATGGCACTTTGATGTGTTTAGTATATCCTTCTGTGTGCAGGAGGTTCTTCTTCCCAACCCCTCTCTTGTTTTCCTCATGCTCAATTGTAGATTCTCTCTTTAACTCAACTAGCTGGCTAATTAGCTCCAGGGCAGTATGCTTTCAATCCCTGTATTTAAATACATGCAAGACACACTGATTTAAAATGTCCAAGTATGAAAAACACACTCTGTTGTATCAATAATAATACCTGCACTTCATTGTTGGATGTCTGAGAATGGGCGTTCATTTGTTCATAGTAactttcatctggagatcaaaATTTAAAAAGTGAATGATGCTGCATGTGATTAAAAGTCCTGACCTAAAGAGGTGATTCAAAGTTATTTGGCATGGCATTGCTAAATATGTGATACAGTAGACATAGAGTACGGCCCCGGACTATAACAATATTATGATGGAACATGCTCAATATGGCATagttaaaacttaaaaaaaaaattgcgtACATAAAAGACAACTGTGCTCCTTACAGCCTTCTGGCTCCTCTTGAAAGCAAGATACACATAAGacaaaatttatttaaaacatttatttgcaaCCTTCCTTCTGCTTGGAGCTCAAGGCATctccataaaatacaatacataaaaataaataaaaccaaaatatAAAAGCACAGTTTAGAACTGCTAAATACTTCCATTGCCCCCATAAATGAAATAATAAGAGTTGTTATAATAAAAGCAAATGCTTAAGCACAACTTACTTAGAATATCTTGTTGATGGTGAGTGAGGTTATCATAAACAGGGCATTCTTCAGTATAAAATTCTCTGTGGCTatgaaagaaaattttaaaaactagattgaggtggatagccatgttggtctgaagcaacagagcaaagtttgagtccagtggcacctttaagaccaacaaaattttattctgggtataagcttttgcatgcatgcacatgtcttcagatccctgaagaagcatgcatgcacatggaagcatatccccagaataaaactttgttggtcttaaaggtgtcactggactcaggcTTAGTTTTAAAAGTTGTTACTCATACAGGGGGCTTATGTTTACAACACAATCTTAACTCAAGGTATACCCTCCTAAGATTGTTCACCTCAGTGGACTCGTGTGTGATTTTATTTAGGATTGTACTAATAGCCTATTATTCActaaaaatattttgaataaagcagcaattttaaatgtttttttttaaaaaatagaaagtcACATTAGCAGTggactaagcagagttacaccatcTTAAGTACATTGACTATCAATGGAAGGTAATTCTACTTCTGATTGCATAGCAAAGTAATTTCATCAAAGATAGTACTTTCTATGATTCCAGCAGAAATCATCTAAAGGGAGGGCGGGGAATCTGCTGCTTTTACAAACATTGTTTGGTTCATAGTCAACTATGCTGATATAATAAACTATAATAGTTTGTATGTTCTTTGCCCACAATGTTATTCCCAAGAGTCTGCTGACCATCAAGTACACTGCAGGGAGCAGAGTGTGAGATCTATAGTGGGAGGGAGCACTGACataaatactgccccccccccccccgttaagaAAGCTTAAATGCTCTTAAGCCTTCAGAATTTTATATAGGCTGATTACAAATCAAAGATTTCTTTAATCGAGTTACAGTCCTGGAAAATGCTAACCATGTTTTTAGAACATTATTAGTCATAGTCATATATAACAGGTGGTCTTCATCTGATTCTAATGGAAGATATTTCTTTGTTTCAAAGGtttttgttagggtttgtagaatctttcgggctcaaaggTTTTTGTGTTAGACACTGTGATCAAGGGAAGCATAACACATTTAATGCTCAACTGTTGGctgaaaataaatttatttgcATTAATAAACCGGAGTTGATTGTTCCACCTTCTTATTTTTGGATTAAAAACTAATTGTTATCTAACAGAGAAAATAGCAGACAGAGCAGTTTGTCTATCCAGACATAAAGCAAGATTGTTAACTGACTAATGAACTGAGTTAAAATATAAACTATGATAACATTTGCCCTACCTTGGACTGTATTCTGGAACATCTTTGTATGCTTTATCTGCAAAAATATGAACAATTCAGAAACACTTTCAcatagacttcccaatccccaggtcccagtgggggatcccctggttttacaagcttccccACACCTCCAGCCAGCCGgccggtggggagaagccccgctcccacaggccccacctacctctagagctccgaaaggtttaaaaacctgcaaacaggtcccattttaaaatgtgtgcgtgtttctgttgtttgtgtgcctttaaagttgagcagaaaGCTGGAAACAAGAAGCACTTAATGGGGCAGCagcttccgtttgttttgctttcattttcagaacaagtaaccagacccagtaagtgtgtgcgtgtgtgtgtgtgaaagagagggaggattgccaatccccaggtgggggcaggggattccctggtttggaggccctccccccactttagaaagcagagggggagggaaatgtctactgggcactctattattccctatggagaacgattcccatagggaatgatggagaattgatccttgggggtctggggctctaggagggatgttctttgaggtagaggcaccacatttgctgcatagcatctgatgtctttcctcaaaacaccatccaagtttcaaaaggattggactggggggggcaattctatgagcccccaaagaaagcacccctatccttcattatttctaatggagggaaggcagtgaaaaggtgtgcagtccctttcaatgtgatggtcagaactccctttggagttcagttgtacttgttccaaccttgctcatggctccaccccaatgtctcctggccccacccccaaagtccccagatatttcttgaattggacttcgcaaccctactTTCACATAAGGTTGCCTGGTGCATTTATGATCAAAACCAGGCATTTTTTGATTTGTACCTcagtatctctatttttttcaatcACTATACTACATCAAAGAGATGTTTAACTATTTCTTCAGCTTCCTTCTGCTCAATCATTAAATATAATTTCAAAGGTTAATTCTAATATAGTTTACTGCTTCCCAATTCAGACCATTGGTTTATCTAATCCAGTACTATTCACTGTGATCTCTCACACCTGATTTCAGTGTTCTGTTAAACTGTCCTTTAAAGAAACAGAACACTGTGTATGCAAAGAGTGTGCTATATGTCCCTTGCCTTATATTTCTACTATATTATATATATCTGCTGATGTAtatcatttaaattttaaaccgATGAATCTAAAAACTGATAACATTTTTATACCCAgttatagggttgctaatccaCAGTTGGGTTAATATATCACAACCAAAATTATAGTAACCGAATAACAAGGAATATATTGGAAAAATGCAATTCATACAAATAACAGAAACAGTACAAAAATAATCAATTGGAGTCGGAACAACAATTCCCAAAAGTACATCAAAATACATCAacggagtcccaatgaacaggaagtcgacttgattattcctgctttGAATTTTCTTCCAGCAAGGGGTGCTCCATAACAGAATATCATGACCAAAGGCAACAAGCTCAGAAAAATATGAATGTGTTCATAATTAGCAAGTGTGCTGCAAAAACATCACAAAAATCTTTTTCAGTGTGTCAATAAACTGCACTTCAAATTCCCAATGGTCAAAAGGGACTGAAAGTTTCCAACAAATTTCAAAACAGCACTACACTCCAAACAGGCTCAAGGAAGAAAATTCGAAGCAAGAGTAATCAAGTCAACTTCTCATTCATCGGGACTTCGTTGATATATTTTGATGAACTGTACTTTTGGGAATTGTTGTTCATACTCCAATTGATAATTTTGTACTGTTTATCATTTGTATTAATTGCATTTTCCAATATATTCCTAGTTATTCGGTTACTATAACTTTGGTTGTGATACATTAATCCTAATAGTGACCTATCTCCCGTTAccacaatccccagttgggggcaggggatcccctggtttggaggctctcctcccgcttcacggtcatcagaaaacagtggggggagagagaaatgtctgctggacactcaattattccctatagagactgattcccatagggtactaatggagaattgatctgcaggtatctggggctcagctgTATtatgaggtagaagcaccaatttttcacatagcatccggtgccttgTCTCAaagcatcctccaagtttcaaaatgactggaccaggggatccaattctatgagctccaaaagaaggtgcccctgtccttcattatttccaatggagggaaggcatttaaaaggtgcacagttcctttaaatgtgatggccaaaactccctttggagttcaattatgcttgtcacaaccttgatcctggctccacccccaatgtctcctggctccaccctcaaagtctctgggtatttcttgaactggacctggcaatcctactcgtAGTGCTTTGAGAGCTGTATAATATAGCAAGATTGAAATACTCTGAATATGTAACTCAATTTATCTTTGCTTGTATATTCATTAACACTGACAGAAAATGCCAGAGAATTATTGTGATTTTATCCTTGAGTGACACTGATGTTTGGGATGATACATGTTTTAGATATTATATTAAATTACTGAAGTTACTATTCCATTAGTAAAATATGATTTTATAAAAATCCAGTTAAGGACAATGTATACTGTGCTGTGCAAACTCATTTTCCTTTATTACATTTTCTAACAATCACACTCAAAGATCAAACATGCAATCTCTCTTACCTCGTTTCTTTTCTTGCATGTAATATGAAATATTTTTCACCAAGGAAATAATCATAACTGCCGTTATGAAAGCAAAACCTATCCAAACATAGGTACACTCTGAATTTCCCATTTC contains:
- the LOC132568972 gene encoding T-cell receptor-associated transmembrane adapter 1, yielding MGNSECTYVWIGFAFITAVMIISLVKNISYYMQEKKRDKAYKDVPEYSPSHREFYTEECPVYDNLTHHQQDILNESYYEQMNAHSQTSNNEVQPAAERQMCYASLDHSVKRKHKNLRKKKYPPLESDEDQLTRNCSIPSDTCIYLNSEQLSIENKVSEDSSCQL